One Bradyrhizobium sp. CCGB12 genomic window carries:
- a CDS encoding DUF763 domain-containing protein, with protein sequence MTRRTGSADLPLHTGRVPPWLASRMASLGAIVTQAIVHHYGRDAFLQRLSHPFWFQSFGAVMGMDWHSSGITTSVIGALKRGLGPLQDELGIYVCGGRGQHSRKTPDELLQLGDRVGFDGARLTRASRLVAKVDSAAVQDGFDLYLHGFFVTADGKWTVVQQGMNGDKRQARRYHWHSEALKSFVDTPHSAIDGPQQGEIVNLTDHRADVSRTAQLELLTDLGPDRIVSEFERLTGTEPAQAMLPHLIMPAHHDVRPKDVFARRLHGTLAAAAERGPVDFPELLLTPGVGARTVRSLAMVAEVVHGAPYRFNDPARFSLAHGGKDRHPYPVPIKVYDETIRVLKGAIQNAKLGREEEMLAIKRLDDQARRLERTARGPSVEAYVAGERAASPDLDGRSVFGWERDLAPTKKRTG encoded by the coding sequence ATGACTCGTCGTACCGGCAGCGCCGATCTTCCTCTCCACACCGGGCGGGTTCCGCCATGGCTGGCGAGCCGCATGGCCTCGCTTGGCGCGATCGTCACGCAGGCAATCGTGCATCATTACGGCCGCGATGCGTTTCTGCAGCGACTGTCGCATCCGTTCTGGTTCCAGTCGTTCGGCGCCGTGATGGGAATGGACTGGCACTCCTCGGGAATCACCACCTCGGTGATCGGCGCGCTGAAGCGTGGGCTCGGACCGCTCCAGGACGAGCTCGGCATCTATGTCTGCGGCGGGCGCGGCCAGCATTCGCGCAAGACGCCGGACGAGCTGCTCCAGCTCGGTGACCGCGTCGGCTTCGACGGCGCAAGACTGACGCGCGCCAGCCGTCTGGTGGCAAAGGTCGACAGCGCGGCGGTCCAAGACGGCTTCGACCTCTATCTCCACGGCTTCTTCGTCACCGCCGACGGCAAATGGACGGTGGTGCAGCAGGGCATGAACGGCGACAAGCGGCAGGCCCGCCGCTATCACTGGCATTCCGAAGCGCTGAAGAGCTTTGTCGATACGCCGCACAGTGCGATCGACGGGCCGCAGCAGGGCGAGATCGTCAACCTCACCGACCATCGCGCCGATGTCTCGCGCACCGCGCAGCTCGAGCTCCTCACCGATCTCGGCCCCGATCGCATCGTCTCCGAGTTCGAGCGTCTCACCGGGACCGAGCCGGCGCAGGCGATGCTGCCGCATCTGATCATGCCCGCTCATCATGACGTACGTCCGAAGGACGTGTTCGCACGGCGCCTGCACGGCACGCTGGCTGCCGCAGCCGAGCGGGGTCCGGTCGATTTCCCGGAACTGCTGCTGACGCCCGGTGTCGGCGCGCGCACCGTGCGCTCGCTGGCGATGGTCGCCGAGGTCGTGCATGGCGCGCCCTATCGCTTCAACGATCCCGCACGCTTCTCGCTCGCACATGGCGGCAAGGACCGGCACCCCTACCCCGTTCCGATCAAGGTCTATGACGAGACCATCCGCGTGCTCAAGGGCGCGATTCAGAACGCAAAGCTCGGGCGCGAAGAAGAGATGCTGGCGATCAAACGGCTGGACGATCAGGCGCGGCGGCTGGAGCGGACTGCGCGAGGGCCCTCGGTGGAGGCCTACGTCGCCGGCGAGCGCGCCGCCTCGCCCGATCTCGACGGCCGCTCCGTGTTCGGCTGGGAGCGCGACCTCGCGCCGACGAAAAAGCGGACCGGCTGA